Proteins encoded by one window of Thermobaculum terrenum ATCC BAA-798:
- a CDS encoding type ISP restriction/modification enzyme: MQVSEWRDAVRAYLKTIEDNLRTGHAGEHTHRAALQRLVESLQPNTRAINEPGRSDFGAIDFLVQRPRPGGMMTIGYVEAKDVGTDLDRVERSEQLVRYRKALPNLILTDYLEFRWYLNGDLRARARLGSADHSGRIARDTKGLEEVHQLLKGFISQSPPSISSPRELAIRMAELAHTLRDQVIRTLEHEQLAAAQGGSESKLILQLAAFRETLLPDLQPEDFADMYAQTIAYGLFTARIMGDTATTFNRYMAAHMLPRTNPFLRQFFDAITGPGLSSAVDWIVDAIADLLSVADMAAIMRDFGRATRQEDPVVHFYETFLAEYDPKVREMRGVYYTPEPVVSYIVRSVDRLLQEHFGQEHGLADPNTIVLDPATGTGTFLYDAILRVHESLLSRGLGGLWQGYVAERLIPRIFGFELLMAPYAVAHLKLSWLLRETGYNLDGSERIGVYLTNTLAEAVQASPLPFAEYISQEANAAAEIKRDKPIMVVLGNPPYSGHSANRGEWIGNLLRDYYQVDGKPLGERNPKWLQDDYVKFIRFGQWRINRTGQGILAYISNHSYLDNPTFRGMRQSLMRTFDHIYLLDLHGNTKKKEKAPDGGPDENVFDIQQGVCIGIFVKTPGYQGPKRVFHADLWGRREEKYRYLGEQDVTTTQWQELHPTSPLYLFKPRQTDLAEEYERGPRITDIMPVNSVGIVTARDKLAIQWSSEDMLRTVRDFVSLPPEEARQRYNLGLDVRDWKVSLAQQDIRDHGVLRDRIVPVLYRPFDVRYTYYTGRSRGFICRPRPEVMGHMLRGENVGISSTRSIEIGRGFEHLFATRHIVQHHTVSIKEVNYLFPLYLYPEGGEAYSRADAIREAVRRVEAMEIASAAEVARTQQEIPELVRSLFPREEYARWPNFAPTFIAEVAERTGLRFEPEGWWPNRPAARTPGTFTPEDLLGWIYAVLHSPSYRTRYADFLRSDFPRVPLPPDGDTFLQLADLGLQLIDLHTLRDPSLEHTQVGFPQPGDNIVEAPCYDEQRQVVWINRTQHFTHVPREAWEFHIGGYQVAEKWLKDRKGRRLSYEEIETYRRIIEALRRTRDLMSRIDQVWVISPAPQAGG; this comes from the coding sequence ATGCAGGTAAGCGAGTGGAGAGACGCCGTAAGAGCGTATCTGAAGACCATTGAAGACAACTTGCGCACGGGGCACGCCGGCGAGCACACCCACAGGGCCGCGCTCCAGAGGCTTGTCGAGAGCCTGCAGCCCAACACCCGTGCGATCAACGAGCCGGGACGCAGCGACTTCGGCGCGATCGACTTCCTGGTGCAGCGCCCTCGCCCCGGCGGCATGATGACCATCGGCTACGTCGAGGCCAAGGATGTGGGCACGGACCTCGACCGCGTAGAGCGATCCGAACAGCTCGTGCGCTACCGCAAGGCCCTGCCCAACCTCATCCTCACCGACTACCTGGAGTTTCGCTGGTACCTCAACGGCGATCTGCGCGCCAGGGCACGCCTGGGCTCGGCGGACCACTCCGGTAGGATCGCCAGGGACACGAAGGGCCTGGAGGAGGTCCACCAGCTCCTGAAGGGGTTCATCTCCCAGTCGCCACCGAGTATCTCCAGCCCCCGCGAGCTTGCGATCCGCATGGCGGAGCTCGCCCACACCCTGCGCGACCAGGTGATCCGCACGCTCGAGCACGAGCAGCTGGCTGCTGCACAGGGAGGTTCCGAGAGCAAGCTGATCCTGCAGCTGGCGGCCTTCAGGGAGACCCTCCTGCCGGATCTGCAGCCCGAGGACTTCGCCGACATGTACGCCCAGACGATCGCCTATGGCCTCTTCACTGCCAGGATCATGGGCGATACGGCCACGACTTTCAACCGCTACATGGCGGCCCATATGCTGCCCAGGACCAACCCCTTCCTGCGCCAGTTCTTCGACGCGATCACTGGTCCCGGGCTCTCAAGCGCGGTCGACTGGATCGTTGACGCGATCGCCGACCTGCTCTCCGTGGCCGACATGGCGGCGATCATGCGCGACTTCGGTCGTGCCACCCGCCAGGAGGATCCCGTGGTCCACTTCTACGAGACGTTCCTGGCGGAGTATGACCCGAAGGTGCGGGAGATGCGTGGGGTGTACTATACCCCGGAGCCCGTGGTCTCATACATCGTGCGCTCGGTGGACCGCCTCCTGCAGGAGCACTTCGGGCAGGAACACGGCCTTGCCGATCCTAACACCATCGTGCTCGACCCCGCCACGGGGACGGGCACCTTCCTTTACGATGCGATCCTCAGGGTGCACGAGAGCCTGCTGAGTCGTGGGCTGGGAGGCCTGTGGCAGGGGTACGTCGCCGAGCGCCTCATCCCACGCATCTTCGGCTTCGAGCTGCTGATGGCCCCCTACGCCGTCGCGCACCTGAAGCTCTCCTGGCTGCTGCGCGAGACCGGCTACAACCTCGATGGCTCCGAGCGCATCGGGGTCTATCTAACCAACACCCTCGCGGAGGCGGTGCAGGCCTCACCCCTGCCCTTTGCCGAGTACATCAGCCAGGAGGCCAACGCTGCCGCGGAGATCAAGCGCGACAAGCCGATCATGGTCGTGCTCGGCAACCCGCCCTACTCCGGCCACTCCGCCAACCGGGGCGAGTGGATAGGCAACCTCCTGCGCGACTACTACCAGGTGGACGGCAAGCCCCTGGGCGAGCGCAACCCGAAGTGGCTGCAGGATGACTACGTCAAGTTCATCCGCTTCGGGCAGTGGAGGATCAACCGCACCGGCCAGGGCATCCTCGCCTACATCAGCAACCACAGCTACCTGGATAACCCCACCTTCAGGGGGATGCGCCAGTCGCTGATGCGCACCTTCGACCACATCTACCTGCTGGACCTCCACGGCAACACCAAGAAGAAAGAGAAGGCGCCAGACGGCGGGCCAGACGAGAACGTGTTCGACATCCAGCAGGGCGTGTGCATCGGCATCTTCGTCAAGACTCCCGGCTACCAGGGCCCGAAACGCGTGTTCCATGCCGACCTGTGGGGCAGGCGCGAGGAGAAGTACCGGTACCTCGGGGAGCAGGACGTCACGACCACCCAGTGGCAGGAGCTGCACCCCACATCACCCCTGTACCTCTTCAAGCCCCGCCAGACGGACCTTGCGGAGGAGTACGAGCGCGGCCCCAGGATCACCGATATCATGCCCGTAAACTCCGTCGGGATCGTGACCGCGCGCGATAAGCTCGCCATCCAGTGGAGCTCAGAGGACATGCTCAGGACAGTGCGAGATTTTGTCTCCCTCCCTCCTGAGGAGGCCAGGCAGCGCTACAATCTCGGCCTAGATGTCAGGGACTGGAAGGTGAGCCTGGCGCAGCAGGACATCCGCGATCACGGCGTCCTCAGGGACCGCATAGTGCCGGTGCTGTATCGGCCGTTCGATGTTCGCTACACCTACTATACTGGCAGGAGCAGAGGCTTCATATGCAGGCCTCGTCCCGAGGTCATGGGCCACATGCTGCGCGGCGAGAACGTGGGGATAAGTTCTACGCGCTCAATCGAGATAGGCAGGGGATTTGAGCATCTATTTGCTACAAGACACATAGTGCAGCACCATACTGTGTCCATCAAGGAAGTAAACTACCTCTTCCCCCTCTACCTGTATCCTGAGGGTGGGGAGGCGTACAGCAGGGCGGACGCGATACGCGAGGCGGTGAGGCGCGTCGAGGCGATGGAGATCGCCTCTGCGGCCGAGGTGGCGCGCACCCAGCAGGAGATACCCGAGCTGGTGAGATCCCTCTTCCCCAGGGAGGAGTACGCCCGCTGGCCCAACTTCGCGCCTACGTTCATCGCCGAGGTCGCGGAGCGGACGGGCCTGCGCTTCGAGCCCGAGGGGTGGTGGCCCAACCGTCCAGCGGCCCGCACTCCCGGCACCTTCACGCCGGAGGACCTGCTGGGGTGGATCTACGCCGTGCTCCACTCGCCCAGCTACCGCACTCGCTACGCCGACTTCCTGCGCTCGGACTTCCCGCGAGTGCCCCTCCCGCCCGACGGCGATACCTTCCTCCAGCTCGCGGACCTGGGCCTGCAGCTGATCGACCTGCACACCCTGCGGGATCCCTCCCTGGAGCACACGCAGGTAGGCTTCCCCCAGCCCGGCGACAACATCGTGGAGGCACCTTGCTACGACGAGCAGAGACAGGTCGTCTGGATCAACCGGACGCAGCACTTCACGCACGTCCCCCGGGAAGCGTGGGAGTTCCACATCGGTGGCTACCAGGTGGCCGAGAAGTGGCTGAAGGACCGCAAGGGTCGTCGGCTCTCCTATGAGGAGATCGAGACCTACAGGCGAATCATCGAGGCGCTGCGGCGCACCCGGGATCTCATGAGCAGGATAGACCAGGTGTGGGTCATCTCACCCGCCCCCCAGGCGGGAGGATAA
- a CDS encoding major capsid protein, with the protein MALTKTEAAKLTNDMLLAGVVETIVQESPVLRYLPFMEVQGNELRYNQEATNPAASFYDVGDTWTEATPTFNSRTAALRIIGGDADIDAFLQQTYSSVQDLEAAIIAERAKAVAYAFSDSFYNGDSSANPKQFDGLKKLITSPSQIEDLGANGGNLTLDAMDSFLDRVKPGRPDVILCSKRTRRKLNSLRRASGSVLETDVDQFGRHVLYYDGIPVEVDDSISDSETKGTANNCSTMYAVKFGFQTGLMGIENGGIQVEEVGMLETKNARRWRIKWYVGLVLFREIAAAKMVGILP; encoded by the coding sequence ATGGCACTCACCAAGACAGAGGCTGCAAAGCTCACCAACGATATGCTGCTGGCCGGCGTCGTCGAGACGATCGTCCAGGAATCCCCCGTCCTGCGCTACCTGCCCTTCATGGAGGTGCAGGGCAACGAGCTGCGGTACAACCAGGAGGCCACCAACCCCGCGGCCTCCTTCTACGACGTGGGCGACACCTGGACCGAGGCCACGCCCACCTTCAATAGCCGCACCGCGGCCCTGCGCATCATCGGCGGCGATGCCGACATCGATGCCTTCCTCCAGCAGACCTACAGCAGCGTGCAGGACCTGGAGGCCGCCATCATCGCCGAGCGCGCCAAGGCCGTCGCCTACGCCTTCTCCGACTCCTTCTACAACGGCGACTCCTCCGCCAACCCCAAGCAGTTCGACGGCCTCAAGAAGCTCATCACATCCCCCTCCCAGATAGAGGACCTGGGAGCCAACGGCGGCAACCTCACGCTCGACGCGATGGACTCCTTCCTCGATCGCGTCAAGCCCGGCAGACCCGACGTCATCCTATGCTCCAAGCGCACCCGCAGGAAGCTCAACTCCCTGCGCCGCGCCTCCGGCTCCGTGCTGGAGACGGACGTCGACCAGTTCGGCCGCCACGTCCTCTACTACGACGGCATCCCCGTCGAGGTGGACGACAGTATCTCCGACTCCGAGACCAAGGGCACCGCCAACAACTGCTCCACGATGTACGCCGTCAAGTTCGGCTTCCAGACCGGCCTGATGGGCATCGAGAACGGCGGCATCCAGGTCGAGGAAGTGGGCATGCTGGAGACGAAGAACGCCCGCAGGTGGCGCATCAAGTGGTACGTGGGCCTCGTGCTCTTCCGCGAGATAGCCGCCGCCAAGATGGTCGGCATCCTGCCCTAG
- a CDS encoding phage portal protein, with amino-acid sequence MAATNVQMADSRWERLRRYREYLDFYAGDQWESPPRAGEKRLTFNYARVFVHKAASYLFGKPYNLQVPPSDEMPPERAAEVERLLKATYEANNLYALDYDTAVDAAVIGDGAFRVLPTEEGVRVTSVDPQALDVETDPLDFRRVLAVTHSYTVEEPVDHGLWAGRRLSGEFVERWTDSEVTLQVDGAHVATLPNPLGRIPYVIFPNIRRPFSFWGESDLVDLIGPARELNKRMSVLAWVLEVSGNPIAVLENAEADGIRVGPGQLWELPAESKAYLLDLLQGGGVKLHIEYVDLLYRALHDIAETPRTAFGDSGRVISGAALEVEMEPLVQKVSRKRQIWTGVIQARNELILRSLELLGAGPMAPYRTLVQWPSLLPEDRSQTVRDEVALVEAGIHSRRRAMEVLGEDDPEAEYRRVVEESLSPEDISLMQLQYR; translated from the coding sequence ATGGCTGCGACCAACGTACAGATGGCCGACTCCCGCTGGGAGAGGCTGCGCCGCTACAGGGAGTACCTCGACTTCTACGCCGGCGACCAGTGGGAATCGCCCCCGCGGGCGGGCGAGAAGCGCCTGACGTTCAACTACGCCCGCGTCTTCGTCCACAAGGCGGCCTCCTACCTCTTCGGCAAGCCGTACAACCTGCAGGTCCCCCCCTCGGACGAGATGCCCCCGGAGCGCGCCGCCGAGGTGGAGCGCCTGCTCAAGGCCACCTACGAGGCCAACAACCTCTACGCGCTCGACTACGATACCGCCGTGGATGCCGCCGTCATCGGCGACGGCGCCTTCCGCGTCCTCCCCACAGAGGAGGGCGTCCGGGTCACCTCCGTCGACCCCCAGGCGCTGGACGTCGAGACCGACCCGCTGGACTTCCGGCGGGTGCTCGCCGTCACCCACAGCTACACCGTCGAGGAGCCCGTCGACCACGGCCTGTGGGCCGGCCGCAGGCTCTCCGGCGAGTTCGTCGAGCGCTGGACCGACTCCGAGGTCACGCTGCAGGTCGATGGCGCCCACGTCGCCACCCTGCCCAACCCCCTGGGGCGTATCCCCTACGTCATATTCCCCAACATTCGCAGGCCGTTCTCCTTCTGGGGAGAATCCGACCTGGTGGACCTCATAGGGCCGGCGCGGGAGCTCAACAAGCGCATGTCCGTGCTCGCCTGGGTGCTGGAGGTCTCGGGCAACCCGATCGCCGTACTTGAGAACGCCGAGGCGGACGGTATCCGCGTGGGACCGGGGCAGCTCTGGGAGCTCCCAGCCGAGAGCAAGGCCTACCTGCTCGACCTACTACAGGGAGGGGGCGTCAAACTCCATATCGAGTACGTGGACCTGCTCTACCGGGCACTGCACGACATCGCCGAGACCCCGCGCACGGCCTTTGGGGATTCCGGCAGGGTGATCTCCGGCGCGGCGCTGGAGGTCGAGATGGAGCCGCTGGTCCAGAAGGTCAGCCGCAAGCGCCAGATATGGACCGGCGTCATCCAGGCCCGCAACGAGCTCATCCTGCGCTCCCTGGAGCTCTTGGGCGCCGGCCCCATGGCACCCTACAGGACGCTCGTCCAGTGGCCCAGCCTCCTGCCGGAGGACCGCTCCCAGACCGTGCGCGACGAGGTGGCGCTCGTGGAGGCCGGCATCCACTCCCGCCGCCGCGCGATGGAGGTCCTGGGAGAGGATGACCCCGAGGCGGAGTACCGCCGCGTCGTGGAGGAATCCCTGTCCCCTGAGGACATCTCGCTGATGCAACTACAGTACAGATAG
- a CDS encoding DUF1059 domain-containing protein, which translates to MQGHPSQGVEMRALECECGEHIEAVNDEELRIRLREHLNYYHQQGEISDEDLERIIAERAYDV; encoded by the coding sequence TTGCAGGGTCATCCGTCGCAGGGGGTAGAGATGAGAGCTCTGGAGTGCGAGTGCGGAGAGCACATCGAGGCGGTCAACGACGAGGAGCTGCGCATCAGGCTGCGCGAACACCTCAACTACTACCACCAACAGGGCGAGATCTCCGACGAGGACCTGGAGAGGATCATCGCCGAGCGGGCCTACGACGTCTAG
- a CDS encoding GNAT family N-acetyltransferase — translation MGKLDVRPASQRDVEKLSNLCAQLGYPSAVEDVATRLGRISGRPDHCLLVAEIDGEVVGWAHVCEALTLESGACAVLAGLVVDEGHRSRGVGAQLLRAAEEWARCQGYGRIIVRSNVVRERAHRFYERQGYTLVKTSRVFERRLE, via the coding sequence GTGGGGAAACTGGATGTGCGGCCTGCATCACAGCGGGATGTGGAGAAGCTGAGCAACCTGTGCGCCCAGCTGGGATACCCCTCCGCGGTGGAGGACGTGGCCACGAGGCTTGGGAGGATCTCCGGGCGGCCCGACCACTGCCTGCTGGTGGCCGAGATCGATGGCGAGGTGGTGGGCTGGGCACACGTCTGCGAGGCACTTACGCTGGAGTCGGGAGCCTGCGCGGTGTTGGCCGGCCTGGTGGTGGACGAGGGCCACAGGAGCAGGGGCGTGGGCGCTCAGCTGCTACGCGCCGCCGAGGAGTGGGCCAGGTGCCAGGGCTACGGGCGCATCATCGTGCGCAGCAACGTGGTCAGGGAGCGCGCCCACCGCTTCTACGAGCGCCAGGGCTACACGCTGGTCAAGACCTCCAGGGTCTTCGAGCGCCGCCTGGAGTAG